The [Pseudomonas] carboxydohydrogena genome includes a window with the following:
- a CDS encoding sulfite exporter TauE/SafE family protein, which yields MIDPILIAIALVFMLAGFVKGVIGMGLPTVAIGLLATRMPPAHAIAIVIGPAIITNLWQTFGGPYFFRIVRRLWPLLLACCLGVWSGADFLSGPFAPYGTILLGLLLIVYSVISLRRPQFHVAKGKEGWIGAICGYLSGLIAAATGVQVIPAMPFIHALGMERDEFIQALGVFFTTSTVAMLFNLRSGGFLTADIALPATLGLIAALIGMYLGQVLRLRMPPETFRRWFLYSMIALGAYLAIDKIVQLNLI from the coding sequence ATGATCGACCCGATTCTCATTGCCATCGCTTTGGTGTTCATGCTGGCCGGTTTCGTGAAGGGCGTAATCGGCATGGGCCTGCCGACCGTCGCCATCGGCCTGCTTGCAACGCGGATGCCGCCCGCCCACGCCATCGCCATCGTGATCGGCCCTGCCATCATCACCAATCTCTGGCAGACGTTCGGCGGCCCGTATTTCTTCCGCATCGTGCGGCGGCTGTGGCCGCTATTGCTCGCCTGCTGCCTCGGCGTATGGTCCGGCGCCGATTTCCTGTCCGGACCGTTCGCGCCTTACGGCACCATCCTGCTCGGCCTTCTGCTGATCGTCTATTCCGTCATCTCGCTGCGGCGGCCGCAGTTTCACGTCGCGAAGGGGAAGGAAGGATGGATCGGGGCGATCTGCGGGTATCTGTCCGGCCTGATCGCGGCCGCCACCGGCGTGCAGGTGATCCCGGCGATGCCGTTCATCCACGCGCTCGGCATGGAGCGCGACGAATTCATCCAGGCGCTCGGCGTGTTCTTCACCACATCCACCGTGGCGATGCTCTTCAACCTGAGAAGCGGCGGCTTTCTCACCGCAGACATTGCGCTGCCCGCGACGCTCGGCCTGATCGCCGCGCTGATCGGGATGTATCTTGGACAGGTGCTGCGCCTGCGGATGCCGCCGGAAACCTTCCGCCGCTGGTTCCTGTATTCGATGATCGCACTCGGCGCCTATCTCGCCATCGACAAGATCGTGCAGTTGAACCTGATCTAG
- a CDS encoding LysR substrate-binding domain-containing protein: protein MRLFDLVDLNLFVAVAETGNITRAASRAGLALASASARIRHLEEALGVTLLERQRLGVKLTPAGEKLLDHARLVLHQVSEMRSEAASYSGGVRGHIHILSNTSAASEHLPRSLASFLAKHPAISIDVEERKSADIALALASGTGDIGIAVESAMGEGLDHFRFCDDRLVLICARADELARRRVVRFAEVAGRAFVGLSEGSALQDHLAAHAARLGRRLNLRARIKTLDAVGRLVEAGVGVAIIPETAARRCAQTMKLKAVRIGDPWAHRHLVIATRARHALPKAARQLVDHLKAVAKA, encoded by the coding sequence GTGCGGCTCTTCGATCTTGTCGATCTCAATCTGTTCGTCGCGGTGGCGGAAACCGGGAACATCACGCGCGCCGCGAGCCGCGCAGGTCTGGCGCTCGCCTCCGCCAGCGCGCGGATCCGGCATCTGGAGGAGGCGCTGGGGGTGACGCTGCTGGAACGCCAGCGGCTCGGCGTCAAACTGACGCCGGCGGGCGAAAAACTGCTCGATCACGCGCGGCTGGTGCTGCATCAGGTCTCCGAGATGCGCAGCGAGGCCGCGTCCTACAGCGGCGGCGTGCGGGGCCATATCCACATTCTCTCCAACACCTCGGCCGCGAGCGAACATCTGCCGCGCTCGCTCGCGTCATTTCTGGCGAAGCATCCCGCGATCAGCATCGATGTGGAAGAGCGCAAGAGCGCGGACATCGCGCTGGCGCTGGCCTCGGGCACCGGCGACATCGGCATCGCGGTCGAAAGCGCGATGGGGGAGGGGCTCGATCACTTCCGTTTCTGCGACGACCGGCTGGTGCTGATCTGCGCCCGCGCCGACGAGCTGGCGCGGCGGCGGGTGGTCCGCTTCGCCGAGGTGGCGGGTCGCGCTTTCGTCGGCCTCTCGGAAGGCTCGGCGTTGCAGGATCATCTTGCCGCCCATGCGGCTCGGCTCGGGCGCAGACTTAATCTGCGCGCGCGGATCAAGACGCTCGACGCGGTGGGCCGTCTGGTGGAGGCGGGTGTCGGCGTGGCGATCATTCCCGAGACCGCCGCGCGGCGCTGCGCGCAGACGATGAAGCTCAAGGCGGTGCGGATCGGCGATCCGTGGGCGCATCGCCATCTGGTGATTGCGACCCGCGCGCGCCACGCTCTGCCGAAAGCGGCGCGGCAGCTTGTCGATCATTTGAAAGCGGTGGCGAAGGCGTAG
- the hisN gene encoding histidinol-phosphatase encodes MTVIDFTAFIERLASASGDTILPFFRTSLGIDNKNTGRDLDPVTEADRGAEAVMRRMIKESFPQHGIIGEEFGTERSDAEYVWVLDPIDGTKSFISGMPIWGTLIALTHRGQPAYGMMHQPYIGERFSGDNGAALYQGRNGKRKLSTRRCASLAEATLFTTSPRLMNDADRAQFAHVEQEVRLSRYGGDCYSYCMLAAGHLDIVIETELKPHDVAALIPIVHGAGGVMTTWEGEGAENGGRIVASGDKRLHETVLKMLQA; translated from the coding sequence GTGACGGTCATCGATTTTACTGCCTTCATCGAACGCCTGGCTTCGGCCTCCGGCGACACCATCCTGCCGTTCTTCCGCACCTCTCTCGGCATCGACAACAAGAACACCGGCCGCGACCTCGACCCCGTCACCGAAGCGGACCGCGGCGCCGAGGCGGTGATGCGGCGGATGATCAAGGAGAGCTTTCCCCAGCACGGCATCATCGGCGAGGAATTCGGCACCGAGCGCTCCGACGCCGAATATGTCTGGGTGCTGGACCCGATCGACGGCACCAAGTCGTTCATTTCCGGAATGCCGATCTGGGGCACGCTGATCGCACTCACCCATCGCGGCCAGCCCGCCTATGGCATGATGCACCAGCCCTATATCGGCGAGCGGTTTTCCGGCGACAACGGCGCTGCGCTCTATCAGGGCCGCAACGGCAAACGCAAACTCTCCACCCGCCGCTGCGCCTCGCTGGCGGAAGCGACATTGTTCACAACGAGCCCCCGCCTGATGAACGACGCCGACCGCGCGCAGTTCGCGCATGTCGAGCAGGAGGTGCGGCTGTCGCGTTATGGCGGCGATTGCTACTCCTATTGCATGCTCGCGGCCGGGCATCTCGACATCGTCATCGAGACCGAACTGAAGCCGCACGATGTCGCGGCGCTGATCCCGATCGTGCACGGCGCGGGCGGCGTCATGACCACATGGGAAGGCGAAGGCGCAGAGAACGGCGGCCGCATCGTCGCCTCCGGCGACAAGCGGCTGCATGAGACGGTGTTGAAGATGCTGCAAGCGTGA
- a CDS encoding N-formylglutamate amidohydrolase translates to MDEFDDAISPPFEIHEPETWRAPIIFNSPHSGSVYPAEFLAATRIDHDMLRRSEDSFMDEIVGHLADEGFPVMRVHFPRCYVDVNREPYELDPRMFDDRLPSFANTRSMRVAGGLGTIPRVIGDGQEIYRERLSVNDALARIDLLYKPYHRALRRLATKAQQLFGYAIVADCHSMPSIGVSREDKRRPDVVLGDRYGTSCAAALADTVEDIFTNLGYSVGRNKPYAGGFITEHYGNPASGLHAIQIELNRAIYMDERRRERGPQFRKVAADFSALAEELTALRFDASGPFEAAAE, encoded by the coding sequence ATCGACGAGTTTGACGACGCAATTTCTCCTCCGTTCGAAATTCACGAACCGGAAACGTGGCGCGCCCCGATCATCTTCAACTCGCCCCATTCGGGCTCGGTCTACCCGGCGGAATTCCTCGCCGCGACCCGCATCGACCACGACATGCTGCGCCGGTCGGAGGATTCGTTCATGGACGAGATCGTCGGCCACCTCGCCGACGAGGGCTTCCCGGTGATGCGGGTGCACTTTCCGCGCTGCTATGTCGACGTCAACCGCGAGCCCTACGAACTCGACCCCCGGATGTTCGACGACCGGCTGCCAAGTTTCGCCAACACCCGTTCGATGCGGGTCGCGGGCGGACTCGGGACCATTCCGCGCGTCATCGGCGACGGGCAGGAAATCTATCGCGAGCGGCTGTCGGTGAATGACGCGCTGGCGCGAATCGACCTGCTCTACAAGCCCTATCACCGCGCATTGCGGCGGCTCGCGACCAAGGCGCAGCAGTTGTTCGGCTACGCCATCGTCGCGGATTGCCACTCGATGCCGTCCATCGGCGTGTCGCGCGAGGACAAGCGCCGTCCTGACGTCGTGCTCGGCGATCGCTACGGCACCTCATGCGCGGCGGCGCTGGCCGATACGGTCGAAGACATCTTCACGAACCTCGGCTACAGCGTCGGGCGCAACAAGCCCTATGCCGGCGGCTTCATCACCGAGCATTACGGCAATCCCGCAAGCGGCCTGCATGCGATCCAGATCGAACTGAACCGCGCGATCTACATGGACGAGCGCAGGCGCGAGCGCGGCCCGCAATTCCGTAAAGTGGCTGCCGATTTCTCCGCATTGGCGGAAGAACTGACGGCGCTACGTTTCGATGCGTCCGGCCCGTTCGAGGCGGCGGCGGAATAA
- the cpdR gene encoding cell cycle two-component system response regulator CpdR — translation MNIQHKILLAEDDNDMRRFLVKALENAGFQVSSYDNGLSAYQRLREEPFEMLLTDIVMPEMDGIELARRASELDPDIKIMFITGFAAVALNSDSEAPKNAKVLAKPVHLRELVSEVNKMLAA, via the coding sequence ATGAATATCCAGCATAAAATTCTCCTGGCCGAAGACGATAACGACATGCGCCGCTTTCTGGTGAAAGCGCTGGAGAACGCCGGTTTTCAGGTCTCGTCCTACGACAACGGACTGTCAGCCTACCAGAGGTTGCGGGAAGAGCCCTTTGAAATGCTTCTAACCGATATCGTGATGCCGGAAATGGACGGTATCGAGCTGGCCCGCCGCGCCTCCGAGTTGGACCCCGACATCAAGATCATGTTCATCACCGGTTTTGCCGCGGTGGCCCTGAATTCCGATTCGGAAGCCCCCAAGAACGCCAAGGTGCTGGCCAAGCCCGTGCACCTGCGCGAATTGGTCAGCGAAGTGAACAAGATGCTGGCCGCCTGA
- a CDS encoding DMT family transporter, with the protein MGIVEFLTLAAFAVVAGASIVFQAAVNADLRAALNSASWAAFISYVGGAIAMAVYVFISGSSWLTGADLAKTSWLSWFGGLFGAVYVVAAILLLPRLGAATLLALFVTGQMVMSVALDHYGILGVPQHSIDLPRLTGCALLILGVVLIRA; encoded by the coding sequence CGGCGTTCGCCGTCGTCGCCGGGGCGTCGATCGTTTTCCAGGCCGCCGTCAATGCCGACCTGCGCGCGGCCCTCAACTCGGCCTCATGGGCGGCTTTCATCAGCTATGTCGGCGGCGCGATCGCGATGGCGGTGTACGTTTTCATCAGCGGCTCGTCATGGCTGACAGGCGCCGATCTCGCCAAAACCTCGTGGCTGTCATGGTTCGGCGGCTTGTTCGGCGCGGTCTATGTGGTGGCCGCGATCCTGCTTTTGCCGCGGCTCGGCGCGGCCACGCTGCTGGCGCTGTTCGTCACCGGCCAGATGGTGATGTCGGTCGCGCTCGACCATTACGGCATTCTGGGCGTGCCCCAGCACAGCATCGACCTGCCGCGGCTGACCGGTTGCGCCCTGCTGATCCTCGGGGTGGTGCTGATCCGGGCCTGA